From the Brassica napus cultivar Da-Ae chromosome A8, Da-Ae, whole genome shotgun sequence genome, one window contains:
- the LOC106439050 gene encoding tubulin alpha-2 chain isoform X1: protein MRECISIHIGQAGIQVGNACWELYCLEHGIQPDGQMPSDKTVGGGDDAFNTFFSETGAGKHVPRAVFVDLEPTVIDEVRTGTYRQLFHPEQLISGKEDAANNFARGHYTIGKEIVDLCLDRIRKLADNCTGLQGFLVFNAVGGGTGSGLGSLLLERLSVDYGKKSKLGFTVYPSPQVSTSVVEPYNSVLSTHSLLEHTDVSILLDNEAIYDICRRSLSIERPTYTNLNRLVSQVISSLTASLRFDGALNVDVTEFQTNLVPYPRIHFMLSSYAPVISAEKAFHEQLSVAEITNSAFEPASMMAKCDPRHGKYMACCLMYRGDVVPKDVNAAVGTIKTKRTIQFVDWCPTGFKCGINYQPPTVVPGGDLAKVQRAVCMISNSTSVAEVFSRIDHKFDLMYAKRAFVHWYVGEGMEEGEFSEAREDLAALEKDYEEVGAEGGDDEDDEGEEY from the exons ATGAGGGAGTGCATCTCGATCCACATCGGTCAAGCTGGTATCCAGGTCGGAAACGCCTGCTGGGAGCTCTACTGCCTCGAACATGGCATTCAG CCTGATGGACAGATGCCGAGTGACAAGACCGTTGGAGGAGGTGACGATGCTTTCAACACCTTCTTCAGCGAGACCGGCGCAGGGAAACACGTCCCTCGTGCCGTCTTCGTCGACCTCGAGCCCACCGTGATCGACGAGGTCAGAACCGGTACTTACCGTCAGCTTTTCCACCCTGAGCAGCTCATCAGCGGTAAAGAAGACGCTGCCAACAACTTCGCCCGTGGACATTACACCA TTGGGAAGGAGATTGTTGATCTTTGCTTGGACCGTATCAGAAAGCTCGCTGATAACTGTACTGGTCTCCAAGGCTTCCTTGTCTTCAACGCTGTTGGTGGAGGAACTGGGTCTGGTCTTGGGTCTCTTCTCCTTGAGAGGCTCTCTGTGGACTACGGGAAAAAGTCCAAGCTTGGTTTCACTGTTTACCCTTCTCCTCAGGTCTCTACGTCTGTTGTTGAGCCTTACAACAGTGTCCTCTCCACTCACTCGCTCTTGGAGCACACTGATGTCTCCATCCTCCTCGACAATGAAGCTATCTATGACATCTGCAGACGTTCCCTCAGCATTGAGAGGCCTACTTACACCAACCTCAACCGTCTTGTCTCTCAG GTTATCTCATCTTTGACTGCTTCTTTGAGGTTCGATGGTGCTTTGAACGTGGATGTTACCGAGTTCCAAACCAACTTGGTCCCGTACCCAAGAATCCACTTCATGCTTTCCTCCTACGCTCCAGTCATCTCCGCTGAGAAAGCCTTCCACGAGCAGCTCTCAGTTGCTGAGATCACAAACAGCGCCTTTGAGCCAGCGTCCATGATGGCCAAGTGTGACCCACGTCACGGTAAATACATGGCTTGCTGTCTGATGTACCGTGGTGATGTCGTCCCCAAAGACGTGAACGCAGCTGTCGGAACCATCAAGACCAAGCGCACGATCCAGTTCGTTGACTGGTGTCCTACTGGGTTCAAGTGCGGTATCAACTACCAGCCACCGACTGTTGTTCCGGGAGGTGATCTTGCGAAAGTGCAGAGAGCTGTTTGTATGATCTCCAACTCCACGAGTGTTGCTGAGGTGTTCTCGAGGATTGATCACAAGTTTGATCTGATGTACGCCAAGCGTGCTTTTGTTCACTGGTATGTGGGTGAGGGTATGGAAGAGGGAGAGTTCTCTGAGGCTCGTGAGGATCTTGCAGCTCTGGAGAAGGATTATGAGGAGGTTGGGGCTGAAGGTGGTGACGATGAGGATGATGAGGGCGAGGAGTACTGA
- the LOC106442107 gene encoding jacalin-related lectin 34-like, whose product MFGYMKDGQSKQGGHHGGDPTKQEIVINHPDEHLVSVEGWYESSSKFIMGIQFKTNYKICASMGYRYEGGNDYKFTHQVQDKKIIGFHGFASNHLNSIGAYFAPLSSTTTLPIGTGGSGAQKLGAQGVTGGSAWDDGSYHDGVTKIVVRTCTLGVQFVNFFYDNDIGAVHGAPGDPTGSTQHIVINHPDEHLVSIEGWYISNYISGIRFKTNQKTSVYIGYEYTGSGTIFTLQVKDKKIIGFHGFASDHLNSIGAYFVPVLSTPTLPIVLPKRFGAVWDDGTHDKVKKIFIGLGQDVIASVKFEYINGSGVVNGVEHGTPTLLGFEEVR is encoded by the exons ATGTTCGGCTATATGAAAGATGGACAATCGAAACAAGGTGGCCACCACGGTGGCGACCCTACGAAGCAAGAG ATTGTGATTAACCATCCGGACGAGCATTTGGTTTCAGTCGAGGGTTGGTATGAGTCCAGCTCCAAATTCATCATGGGAATCCAGTTCAAAACTAACTACAAGATTTGTGCTTCCATGGGCTATAGATACGAGGGCGgtaatgattataaatttacTCACCAAGTTCAAGACAAGAAGATCATCGGGTTTCACGGTTTCGCCAGCAACCATCTCAATTCCATTGGAGCTTATTTTGCTCCGTTATCCTCCACCACCACCCTTCCTATCGGAACAGGTGGTTCAGGAGCTCAAAAGTTGGGTGCACAAGGTGTCACTGGTGGATCTGCATGGGATGACGGGTCCTATCACGACGGTGTCACAAAGATAGTCGTAAGAACATGTACGCTAGGGGTTCAGTTCGTTAACTTTTTCTATGACAACGATATCGGAGCAGTTCACGGTGCGCCAGGTGATCCTACTGGTTCAACGCAACAT ATTGTGATTAACCATCCTGACGAGCATCTGGTTTCCATCGAGGGTTGGTATATTTCTAATTACATCAGTGGAATCCGAttcaaaacaaaccaaaagaCTTCTGTTTACATTGGCTATGAATACACGGGCAGTGGTACTATATTTACTCTTCAAGTTAAAGACAAAAAGATCATTGGGTTTCACGGTTTCGCCAGCGACCATCTCAATTCCATTGGAGCTTATTTCGTTCCAGTACTCTCAACCCCAACCCTTCCTATCGTTCTCCCGAAGAGGTTTGGAGCTGTGTGGGACGATGGTACTCACGACAAAGTTAAAAAGATCTTTATAGGACTAGGCCAAGATGTTATAGCATCTGTCAAGTTTGAATACATAAATGGTTCTGGAGTGGTTAATGGAGTTGAACATGGGACACCAACATTGCTTGGATTCGAGGAGGTACGttaa
- the LOC106439050 gene encoding tubulin alpha-2 chain isoform X2, whose translation MRECISIHIGQAGIQVGNACWELYCLEHGIQPDGQMPSDKTVGGGDDAFNTFFSETGAGKHVPRAVFVDLEPTVIDEVRTGTYRQLFHPEQLISGKEDAANNFARGHYTIGKEIVDLCLDRIRKLADNCTGLQGFLVFNAVGGGTGSGLGSLLLERLSVDYGKKSKLGFTVYPSPQVSTSVVEPYNSVLSTHSLLEHTDVSILLDNEAIYDICRRSLSIERPTYTNLNRLVSQVISSLTASLRFDGALNVDVTEFQTNLVPYPRIHFMLSSYAPVISAEKAFHEQLSVAEITNSAFEPASMMAKCDPRHGKYMACCLMYRGDVVPKDVNAAVGTIKTKRTIQFVDWCPTGFKCGINYQPPTVVPGGDLAKVQRAVCMISNSTSVAERESSLRLVRILQLWRRIMRRLGLKVVTMRMMRARSTEKIGSCGFLLSFCVCVNVLETLL comes from the exons ATGAGGGAGTGCATCTCGATCCACATCGGTCAAGCTGGTATCCAGGTCGGAAACGCCTGCTGGGAGCTCTACTGCCTCGAACATGGCATTCAG CCTGATGGACAGATGCCGAGTGACAAGACCGTTGGAGGAGGTGACGATGCTTTCAACACCTTCTTCAGCGAGACCGGCGCAGGGAAACACGTCCCTCGTGCCGTCTTCGTCGACCTCGAGCCCACCGTGATCGACGAGGTCAGAACCGGTACTTACCGTCAGCTTTTCCACCCTGAGCAGCTCATCAGCGGTAAAGAAGACGCTGCCAACAACTTCGCCCGTGGACATTACACCA TTGGGAAGGAGATTGTTGATCTTTGCTTGGACCGTATCAGAAAGCTCGCTGATAACTGTACTGGTCTCCAAGGCTTCCTTGTCTTCAACGCTGTTGGTGGAGGAACTGGGTCTGGTCTTGGGTCTCTTCTCCTTGAGAGGCTCTCTGTGGACTACGGGAAAAAGTCCAAGCTTGGTTTCACTGTTTACCCTTCTCCTCAGGTCTCTACGTCTGTTGTTGAGCCTTACAACAGTGTCCTCTCCACTCACTCGCTCTTGGAGCACACTGATGTCTCCATCCTCCTCGACAATGAAGCTATCTATGACATCTGCAGACGTTCCCTCAGCATTGAGAGGCCTACTTACACCAACCTCAACCGTCTTGTCTCTCAG GTTATCTCATCTTTGACTGCTTCTTTGAGGTTCGATGGTGCTTTGAACGTGGATGTTACCGAGTTCCAAACCAACTTGGTCCCGTACCCAAGAATCCACTTCATGCTTTCCTCCTACGCTCCAGTCATCTCCGCTGAGAAAGCCTTCCACGAGCAGCTCTCAGTTGCTGAGATCACAAACAGCGCCTTTGAGCCAGCGTCCATGATGGCCAAGTGTGACCCACGTCACGGTAAATACATGGCTTGCTGTCTGATGTACCGTGGTGATGTCGTCCCCAAAGACGTGAACGCAGCTGTCGGAACCATCAAGACCAAGCGCACGATCCAGTTCGTTGACTGGTGTCCTACTGGGTTCAAGTGCGGTATCAACTACCAGCCACCGACTGTTGTTCCGGGAGGTGATCTTGCGAAAGTGCAGAGAGCTGTTTGTATGATCTCCAACTCCACGAGTGTTGCTGAG AGGGAGAGTTCTCTGAGGCTCGTGAGGATCTTGCAGCTCTGGAGAAGGATTATGAGGAGGTTGGGGCTGAAGGTGGTGACGATGAGGATGATGAGGGCGAGGAGTACTGAGAAGATTGGTTCGTGTGGTTTCCTGTTATCCTTTTGTGTTTGCGTGAATGTGCTCGAAACACTCTTGTGA
- the BNAA08G02310D gene encoding uncharacterized protein BNAA08G02310D encodes MASSLEIVRLCASPVSISRHKSPVKLESRKRIFRLADSRSWGRLGRCVRVRSSALNNGDNQSKGEEPPESLFMKELKRRGMTPTSLLQDYEVDVDEIKTGGKDTRNSSSKTTATTTPPFDQSLLNQRERSLALNSEGLEGLIPRARILLTIGGTFFLGFWPLIVLTLGAFSALYLYFGADFIHDGSRTPVSPPPYIDPYTLLEDERISGINPRLN; translated from the exons aTGGCTTCGTCTCTGGAGATTGTTAGACTTTGTGCTTCTCCTGTATCGATTTCCCGCCACAAATCTCCAGTAAAATTGGAATCTAGAAAAAGGATTTTCAGATTAGCAGATTCTCGAAGTTGGGGTCGTCTTGGTCGATGTGTTAGGGTTCGTTCATCTGCTCTTAACAATGGAGATAACCAGTCAAAAG GTGAAGAACCACCAGAATCTTTATTTATGAAAGAGTTGAAGAGACGAGGTATGACTCCTACTTCCTTACTTCAAGACTATGAAGTAGATGTTGACGAGATCAAAACCGGTGGTAAAGACACTAGAAACAGCTCCTCTAAGACGACTGCAACTACTACTCCTCCCTTTGACCAAAGCTTGTTAAACCAGAGAGAGAGATCCTTGGCTTTAAACAGCGAAGGGCTTGAG GGATTGATTCCACGTGCTAGGATCTTGCTGACGATCGGAGGGACTTTCTTCTTGGGTTTTTGGCCGTTGATAGTCTTAACCCTTGGCGCCTTCTCTGCCCTTTACCTT TACTTTGGAGCAGATTTCATTCATGATGGAAGCAGAACTCCGGTTTCACCACCACCTTACATCGATCCATATACTCTCTTGGAGGATGAGAGGATCTCTGGGATCAATCCTCGTCTTAATTAG